AGCAAAAGAAAATGCCGAAGTTGGGGAAAACTTAAGTAAATCAAAAGAAAAAGATTTAACAATTCAGGACATTTTTAAAACAATTGGAATGGAAGAACAAATGAATAAATATCCTCACCAAATGTCAGGGGGTCAACAACAACGGGTTTCAATTGCTCGTGCCTTAGCTAAAAACCCAGATATTTTATTCGGTGATGAACCAACAGGGGCCCTAGATGAAGAGATGGGTCGTAAAGTGTTGGAAATTTTAGTAGATGTTAATAAAAAATATAAAACAACTGTTATAATTGTTACTCATAATCCAAATATTGCTGATATTGCTAATACTGTTATTCATGTTAGAAATGGTTTAATTGATCAAATTAAAAGAAATGATAAACCAAAAAGACCAAGCGATATTGATTGATCATAAAAGCGCTTTGTTATAAAGCGTTTTTCTTTCTAAAAATAGTAAAAAAATAGTGAGTAGGAGGCTATGATGTCGAAAGTTTTTAAAAGTTATTTAAGGACTTACTTAAAACAATGGATTGAATCATTGGGATTAGTACTTTTTATTACTGTTCTTTCGTTAGTAGTTATTGGAATGATTGCTTCTCCAATGCAGTTATCAACGAAAAGTAATAAAATTTTAAACCAATCCAATCTATGGAATTATAGTTTAGTCAGTGCAGCTAATAAATTTGATGATGAATTTACTTATGATTATTTTGTTGATAATTCAGATCAATATTATTTAAATCCAATTTTAGAAAATACTGATCAAAAAGGCATTTTAACGGATGAGGGATATCAAGCCTTATTAAAAAAAGATAAAGATCCAACAATAATTGAAAACAAATTAGCGTGAGGGAAAGATTTAAAAGAAGTTTTAAATTTATATTTTAACAATAAAAATAGTAGTACAAATATTTTTAATGGTACTAAAAATTTAACAGCGAGTGAAATGTTGAATTCAGAATATCAAAGGATTATTGCTAATTATTATAATGATGCTAGTTTTTATGTTAATAAAAATATTTTAGACCTACAAAAAGATAAATTTGCTTTTGCGGTTGATTTAGAATTTTATTATGAAGGATACCAAAAACAAGGGGACTTAACACCAAGTGCTTATTATTATCTTACTAGTAAAACTGAACATATTAATTCACAATCAAAAAGTTGAATTAATAATTTAGTGATGGTTGAGGGAACTAATAAGCTAGATGCTAATTCGTTAGTTATTACCGATAAATTTGCTCGTGATAATGCAATTAATATTGATCAAAAATTAGACTTTTATGCCTTAGGAACATTGCTACCAGAATTAAAAACAGCAACAATTTCAGGATTTGGAAGTAAGGCTGATACATTATCACAATCTTCATATTTCTCTTTTACAGGAGATCCAAAAAAATATGGGGCAATTTTTGTTAATGACAGCATTTTAGAAGATTTATACAATAAAGTTTGATTAGGGAATAAACCACAAAATTTTGTTTTTGGTTTAAATCAAAAGGTGAAATTTTTAAACAATAGTTCTTATGTTGATTTTAGAAACATCTTTAGTAAAAAAACTGATAGTGATTTTAGTATTTACAAAAAGAATCAAAATGTTTTAACACCATTTAGTTCAATTAAATCAATTTCAACATTGAACTCAATGAACATTACAGTAACAGTTTATATTATTTTAGGGGCCGGGTTATCATTGCTAGCTTTTATCTTTATTAGCTTTGTTATGAAAAAAGAAATGAATAAAACTCGCCGCCAAATCGGAATTTTTAAAGCATTAGGATACCGAACAAGTGAATTATCATGAATTTTTACTGTTAAAACACTAATTACGATTTTGTTAGGAATTTTATTAGGTTATCTATGTTCAATTCCGTTACAAATTTATATGTATGGTCAATTTCAAGGAATGGTTACTTTTAGTTATAACCAAGTTTATGCCGGAATTAGTTTTATGCTAGTACTATTTTTAGTAATTCCATTACTTTTCACAATTGCTTCATATATTTCAACTTTTATTTATATTAAAGAACCAATTTTATCATTGGTAAATAATGTTGGAAAAAGTCAGAAACTAATTCGCCAGGGGTTAATTTCACGTAGTTTAGCAAAACGAGGAAAAGGGTTTACTTGACGTCTACAATTAGCGTTTACATCACGAAACAAAGGGAAATTTGCCTTAGTTATTATCTTATTCTTCTTTTCTTCACTAATGTTAATTTTAATGTTAGGAGCAACAGGAGTCGCCAATTCAATTATTGGGGGAATTTTTAATACAATGAATCCTAAAGTTGATCATGTTTATACTTTTAATAATTTCCCAAAAGTTAATGGGACAGATGACAAAGGAAAACTAACTGTTAGTGATGAACAATATAATACTTATCAATTTGAATATAAAACATACCAAACAATTGATGATATTACAAAAGAAAATAGTAGTGCTGATAAATTCCATGAGGGTGTATTAGCAGCTTCGTCAATCAAAGAATATTTAGCGTTATTAAATACTTATAAAGTTAAAGACCAAAATACAGGGTTAAAACAATATATTTATTTAAGCGATTTAAAAACAATATTTTCTGCTTTACAAGAAGCTGGACCAAATGGTATTCAAACAGGGGATGATAGTTTCAATGGCCCAGTTTTAATGGAATTAGCGGCTAATGCCATGATGATGAGTGATCAAGCTCAAACAGTAGTTTCATTTAATGATTTATGATATAAACCATCAACAGAAACAATGGTTTATCAAATTGAAGGGGAAATTACAGGAAATCTAGAAAATTCTGGGGCTAATTTAGTAGGAGTTTTCCAAAATGATTCAATTGGTGGTAATTATGCAACAGGATATAACTGAACAGGAGTTTCCCAAAGTACGATTAATCAAATTTTTGCGGATCAACCTAATAATACAAATACTGTTAATGGTTTAATTTCTTATAAATTAGCTTTAAATGGAAACTTTAAAGTTGGTGATCAAATTACAATTAAAAGTGAAACACAAAATAAAGTACCAATTAATATTAATATTGTAGGAGTTATTCGTAATGACACAGTAACATCAAATATTTATACTGGTTATAACAATTTATTTACAAACATTTTTGTGCCAGGAACATTAGATCCTAGTCAACCAGAACATAACTTCTATACTGGCTTTTATTCACAAGAAAAACTTTATAATGGTTTTATTGATTTAAAAGATATGGCAACCTCAATTTCACAATTACAGTTTCAAGGAAATAATTTATCGATTATTGCCAATGATAGTAAAACAATTTGAGAAGCCATAACAGATCAAAATAGTTATGTTGTTACGGGAACATTAATGGGAATGATGACAAGTCAACGTAAATCAGATTTCTCAGTCTTTCCAATTGATGTTATGAAAGCAACAATTAATGATGTTCTTGAAAAACAAAATAACTCAATGATATTATTTGAGGTATTAGTAGCGTTAGTTGTTCTAATTCTTTTAGTTGTTATTGTAATGGTAGTAATTGATGAAGTTGCCCCAATTATTTTAACCCTAAAAGCAATTGGATATAAAAATGCTAAAATTAATTTTGTTGTTATTGGGAATTATGTCTTTGGAATTATTATTGCCTTTATTTTCGCTTGATTAGGATCAGTCTTAATTTGACAAATGGTCGGAATTATCGTTTATAAATTCTTTGCGACACCGTTAAACATTCCAATTGACTTTACCGGGCCATTAATTGCCTTAGCAATTGTCTCAGTAATCTTATTCGCATCATGAATTTTAGCAATGCATTCAATTAAAAATCGACCAGTAACACAAATTACTGAATAAATTAAAAATTAGTTAATCAAATCTTGTATTAACTAATTTTTTTTATTAATATTTACTTATTATTGTTAAAGTAAAAAAGGAAATTAAAAATGTTGAAAATTGGGAATGTTGAAATTAAAACGCCAATCTTTTTAGCACCAATGGCGGGAGTAACAAATGAAGCGTTTAGAATTATTTGTCATGAATTAGGAGCTGGTTTAGTTTATGCCGAAATGGTCAGTGATAAAGCAGTTATCCAACAAAACCAGAAAACACTGGAAATGATTAAAGTTAATGAATTAGAGCACCCAATTTCAATGCAAATTTTTGGGACTGATTTAGAAACATTTGTTGAAGCAGCAAAGTACATCGATAAAAATAGTGATTGTGATATTATTGACATTAATATGGGTTGTCCAGCGCCAAAAATTGCGATTAAATCACAAGCGGGGGCCTTTCTGTTAAAACACCCTAATCGGATTTATGAAGTTGTTAAGGCTGTTGTTGAGGCGGTTGATAAACCAGTAACGGTTAAGATTCGTTTAGGGTGAGATGAAGATAATATTAATTGTGTTGAAGTAGCAAAATTAATTGAAAAAGCAGGGGCTCAGGCAATTGCTGTTCATAGTCGGACAAGAAACCAATTTTATTCTGGTAAAGCAGATTGGAATTGAATTAAACGCGTTAAAGAAAGTGTTAAAATTCCAGTTATTGGTAATGGTGATGTCTTTAGTGGTGAAGATGCTGCCCGAATGTTAGCAGAAACCGGTTGTGATGCAGTAATGATTGCCCGTGGAGCCCAGGGGAATCCGTGAATTTTTCAAGAAATTAACCATTATTTAACAACACAAGAAAAAATGCCAAAACCTAGTTTAGCAGAATGACGCGATGTTATTTTCCGCCATGCTGATTTGTTAATGGGATTAAAAGGAGAGCGAATTGCGGCGAGTGAAATGCGCAAAAACTTAGCATTTTATTTTCGTGGCAAACCAGCGGCAACAAGTTATAAGATTCGCGCAACACAAATAAATAGTATTAATGAATTAAAAGAACTTGTTAATGAATATATAAATGGGTATGATAATTATAAAGGAGAAAAAAAAGATGGAAGGCCGTAATTTTAGTGAACAAGAAATTGTTCGTCGTAATAAATTAGAAAAATTAGTTAAAGAAGGAATAGACCCTTTTGTTGAAGCAAAATTTGAGAGAACGCATACAAGTCAAGAATTAGAAACAACTTTTGGTCATTTTTCAAAAGAAGAATTAAGTAATATTGAAAAGCCCCAATTAGTAAAAATTGCTGGTCGAATTAAAACCTTTCGCGAAGCTGGAAAGGCAAGTTTTTCAACTTTACAAGATCAGAATGGCATTTTTCAAATTTATGTTCGCCAAGATGCAATTGGTGAAGAAGCTTATGCCAAATTTTTAGAATTAGATTTGGGGGACATCATTGGAGTTGAAGGACAAATGATGAAAACTAATACAGGGGAATTAACAGTCCGTGTTAATAAATTTATTTTATTAACAAAAAGTTTACGTCCTTTACCAGATAAATATCATGGAATTAGTGATATTGAAGAAAGATATCGACGAAGATATGTTGATTTAATTATGTCACCAGAAACAAAAGATGTTTTTATTAAAAGAAGTAGAATTATTTCTTATATGCGCGAATTTTTTAATAGCAAAGGATATTTAGAAGTTGAAACACCGGTTTTACAACCAATTCATGGGGGAGCAGCAGCAAAACCATTCGTAACTCATCATAATACTTTAGACATGGATTTCTATTTAAGAGTAGCAACAGAGTTGCCACTGAAAAGATTAATTGTTGGAGGTTTTGAAGGGGTTTATGAAATTGGGCGTTTATTTCGTAATGAAGGAATGGATACTCGTCATAACCCAGAATTTACAACAGTTGAAATTTATATTGCCTATCAAGATATGAGTTTCATGATGCAATTAACCGAAGACACAATTTGTTATATTGCTGAAAAATTATTAAATACAGATGAAGTAACTTATTCAGGTCAAAAAATTAGTTTTAAACAACCATGAAAACGTTGACATATGGTTGATGCGATTAAAGAATATAGTGGTGTTGATTTTTGAGAAAAAATGACTTTTGAACAAGCAAAAGAAATTGCCAAAAAAAATAATATTTATGTTGAAAAATTTCATAATTCAGTTGGTCACATTATCAATTTATTTTTTGAAGAATTTGTTGAAAATAAATTAGTCCAACCAACTTTTATTTACGGTCATCCTGTTGAAGTGTCACCATTAGCAAAAGCAAATGCTCAAGACCCTCGTTTTACTGATCGCTTTGAATTATTTATTAATGGTCGTGAATATGCTAATGCCTATTCTGAATTAAATAATCCAATTGAACAATATGATCGTTTTGTTAAACAAATTGAGGAACGCCATCAAGGAAATGATGAAGCAAGTGAATTAGACATTGATTTTGTTGAAGCATTAGAGTATGGAATGCCCCCAACGGGTGGATTAGGAATTGGAATTGATCGATTGGTAATGTTATTAACAGGACAAGAGTCAATTAAAGATGTTTTATTATTCCCTCATATGCGTCCAAGAGGAAAATAGGTGAAAAAATGGCTTTTAAAATGCAAATAGGTTATAGCTCAATTTTAAATTTGCGTGATACAGTAACAGCAATTAGCGATACCAAAAATGAATTAATTAAAAAGTTAAAAATAACTTTTAAACTATTAGAAGTTGAACCAGCCATCATTTGTCGAGAAGAAACAGGACTAAATGATGATTTTCGTATTTCTGAACGCCCAATTGATTTTGATATTTTGCCAAGTAATTTAGTGGGAGAGATTTTACAAACTCATAATAAATGACGAAGAAGTGTTATTCAGAAATATGATATTTTAAAAGATGAAGGCATTTTAACTGTTACCAATCCACTACGTCGCGATATTGTTCAGTCAATTAATCAGGCAGTTGTTTGTAGTGAAATTGGTTTTGACATTTTAGTTGAAGAAAAACAATTAACAATGCATAATTTAGAACAAGTTGTTAAAAAACTTGTAACAGTAATTTACCAAGTTGAAGATAATTTATTAAAAACTCATCCGCAACTGAATCGCAAGTTTAGTGAAAAAACTAATTGAGTTGATTATAATGAACTAGTTAAATCAATGCGTTTATTAACTTATCAAGAACGGATTGATAAGTATACCCGTGAAAATGGCCCAGTTATTTTATATGGGCTCCAAGATGTTATTAAAAATGGTAGCTTAGATTTAAATGAATCCTTTGATGTTGTTGATTGAGAATTATATACAAAAATCTTTGTTTATGATTTTATTTTGGAAAAAGCAATTTGTGTTGGTTACTGTGCAGCAAGTGTTGGGAAAGAAGCGTTAAAAAAACAATTAGCAGTTACAAAAGAAATTATTAAAATTCGAACAAACTATGATGCGAAATTAGCAAAAGAGGAATTGCCCCCAACAATTACTTGTGGAATTTACAAAACACAGTTAGATTTACTATTGTTAGAAAAACAACATATTGCTGAAGTAGTCACTTCAATTTGAGAAGATGATTTTCTGGAATATGTTAATAAAAACGGAATTGAAATTTTATAATGGAAAAGTACACAGTTATTATTCCTGCGGCGGGAGTTAGTCAACGCTTTAAACATCATGAACATAAATTACTTTATCGCGGTCAACAAGCAGAGAGTGTTATTGAGAAAACAATTAAGATCTTTTTAGAAGATCCTTTTTGTCTTACCATTATTATTGGGGTTAATAACCTTGTTGGTCAATTTTTACAAGAGCGCTATTCTAAGGAAGAAAAAATTACATTAGTACGAGGACAAGATAATCGTGTTGATACTGTCTTAGCTTGTTTGCAAGAAACAGAAATCAAAACAGAGTTAACTCTTGTCCATGATGGGGCCCGTTGTTTTTTAACAAGGACATTACGAGATAAAATGATAACTTTTTTTCATCAAAATAATTGTCAGGTCTTAATTCCAGTTTTGCCAATCACTGACACAATTCGGATGATGAAGGATAATAAAGTTGTTAAAACAATGGTCCGAGAAGAATATGTCACAGTCCAAACCCCACAGCTTTTTAAGACAACAATTTTGCAAACAGCTTATCAATGTTATGAAAAACAAAAAAGAACTTTATCAAACGTTATTTATGATGATGCATATTTAATTGAATTATTTTGCCCTGAGGTTGAAATTGCAACAATCGCTGGTGAACAAGACAATCGTAAGATTACATATTATGAAGATGCAAAATTTGGAAAATATTAAGAAATAGTCTTACAATTATTGTTAATATACGGTATAATTGAAACCGAGTTAATAAAGCCAAAAGCAATTAGGTTATTAGCTCCTTGTCCAAATCGGACCTATAGACCACAAGGAGGATTATTATAGTGCGTAAATATGAAGTAATGTATATTTTAAATCCCGACGCAGCTGATCTAAAAGGATTGCAAACAAAATTGCATAAAATTTTAGAAGCTAACGGCGGAAAAATTGAAGAGTATGGAGACTGAGGCGTAAAAGATTTCTCATATCCAATTAAGAAAAAAACAAAAGGATACTATGGTGTATTAATTGTTAATACAACAGCAGAAAATATTGATGAATTTATTCGTATTAGTCATATTGAAAAAGATGTTTTAAGAACATTAGTAATTAATACTGAAAAAGAAAAAAATTATATTCAATCTGTTGTTTATGCAAAAACAGAAGTTAAAAATGATAAACCAGAACGTGGAGAACGTAAACCTGGGGGAAAAAGATTTGATAACAGACGTAATGACCGTCATGATGGGGAAGCTGTTGAAAGAACAGAACCAAAAGCTGAACCAACAGTAGCAGCAGAATAATTCCCATTGGCATGAAGGAGGCGAAGAAATGTTAAATCGTGTTGCATTAGTCGGAAGACTAACAAGAGATTTAGAACTAAAAAGATCAGTTAATGATAAACCCTTTGTAGCATTTACATTAGCGGTTAATAATAATTTCAATGACCAAACAGCTTTTATTTCATGTTTTGCATGAAGTAAAGTAGCAGAAAATATGGCAAAATATTTGCGAAAAGGGTCACTAATTTCTGTTGATGGCCGTTTACAAACAAGAACAGATAATGTTAATGGTCAACAAATGACAATTATGCAAGTAGTTGCTGATAATGTTTCGTTTTTAGATAGCCGTAATACTAATTCAAATGTTGGCAATGTTAGCACAGATGTGATTTCAACACCAAGTAATGTTAATTTTGAGAATATCACTTATGCTCAACCAAATCAAAACCAAGCAGCGCCAATGGAAGACAATGGTCCAATTAGTTTTGATGGTGATGATGCAATTTTATGAGATTAAAAGGAGAAAAGTAAATGAATCCAAAATTTAAACGTTTTAAAAAACAATGTTATTTTACAAAAAATAAAATTACTTACATTGATTACAAAGATATTGAATTATTAAAAAAATTTATATCAGGTAATGGCCAAATCTTACCAAAAAGAGTAACCGGGACAACTGCAAAAAACCAAAGAATGTTAGCAGTTGCAATTAAACGTGCTCGCCAAGTTGGGTTATTACCATTTGTAATTGACTAGACAATAGTTTTATAAAAACAGTTTTAGATCGCAGCATATTGCTGAACGGAAAAACTGTTTTTTATTTGTTAAATATTTAATTGATTTAGTTATTTATCTTATTTATAATTTGTTTTAGTGTACAATATACTAGAAATAAGTTAGAATTAAAATTAGAGTAAAAGAAGGTATTGCCCATGAAAAATAAGCCAAAATTTTTCATTGTCTTAAAGACGGAGTTTAAAGAAAAAATTTATAAGAATAGATTACAAGTTATAAAGTTTTTAATAATTTGCTTTATTCCTTTTTTGTATGGTTTTATTTGTAGTTGAGCCTTCTGAGACCCTTTAGCAAGTGTTTCAAATATTCCCTTAGCAATTGTAAATAAAGATGATGCGCCATGTATTAATTATGTTGTTAAAAAAAATGGCCCAGATGAACAAAACCTATTAACAAGCCCAAAGATTAATTATAGTAATACACAAAGTGCTGCCGGTTGTCAAAGTAATGGGGAACAGTGATTTGCCGGATTGGGGATTGGTGAAGACTATCAATTGCAAACGCGGTTTGAAAGTATGATTGATTTAGCAATTAAAAATAATGACTGATATAATCCGACAACAGAAAGTTTAGAAATTGAACAAGGAGAAATGAAAATTAATTTGCAATACTTAGCAAATGAAAAAGCAAATTTTAGTCCAAATGATAAGTATTGAGGACAATTAAATATTAGTAGTGGTTATACTGAGCATACATTTAAAACTCTTCGTTTATTAGAACATTTTAAAGATGAACCCAGTGGTAAAGATAGTTTAAAAGTAGAATTACAATATCTAATTAATAACAAACCAGATTTTTGGACAACCTATAAACAAAATTTTTTGGCTGGCCAAGTTCTATATACTTTTACCCAAATTAAAACAGCTTTGATTCATGATACTTTACCAACAGTTTTAGCTCCATCACTATTTTGATTATTTGCCAAATTAGATAATGAAGGAAATTATTATATTCAAGGGAAAGATTTTGAGAATTATCTTTTTAATATTGTTGACATTCTAAATCCAAACCGGGATGTTGGAAAAATTATTTTAGATTTAACACAGATTTTTGCACCAGATTTATATGATACTGTTAAAGACGTTTTAACTTTTCTTTCAATCCAAGGACAAGCAATTGTGACAAATTACTTACAAGAAATTTTTCCTGATTTAGAGGCTCATATTAGTTGAAATGAATATAATACAAAAATGAAAGAAAGTATTGCGTCATGGAATGATTTAAGCCAAGGAATATTTGAAATACCAACCCATATTCAAGGTTATCAATTTGGAAAATACGGGATTGGTTTAGGGGAATTTTTCATTGTAATTGCAATGTGAGTCGGAGTTTTGATGCAAACATTTATTTTTGATCGAGCAGCACGAACAAAATTTACTACAGGAGTCCAGCATTATTTTTCAAAATTAATTTTAATGTTAGCAACAACGGTGATTCAAACTGTTATACTTGGAATTAGTTTAGCAATTTTAGGGTTTAGTGTATTGGGATGAGGGGGTTTTTTGGCTTTCTTTGTCTGGCTAATATTTAGTAGTTTAATTTTTACGGTGATAGAACATGCGATTTGATTTGCCCCAAAAGATGGCGATGTTGGTAAATTCATTATTGTGTTATATTTAATTTTAAACCTAACAGCGGGGTGAGGAACGTTCCCATCATTTTTACAAGCAGATTTCTTTAATACTTTATCGGTAATTACTCCGTTCAAATATGTTGTTCATGGGATGGGTGACATTATTTACGGGATTTCAACGGGAGAAGGTAATTTATGACAATACCAAAAAGAAATCTTAATTAATAGTGGTATTTTACTAATCTGAATCCCAGTTTTAATAATTATTTCATTAGGATTAACAACGTTATGACGGAAAGAAGAATTATTTGGAACTATTAATAATAAAAAAATTAAAACAAGTTTAGAAAAATTAAATCTTGTGGCAAGTCATTATGGAACTAATTATTTGTTAAGAAACTTAACTGACCAAGAGTTAGAAAAGTTAGAAAAAAATGTATGGCAATTAAATGAAAAAGAATTTAATGCAAAAAATAAGGCAAAAATTAATCACTTAGTAGTTAAGTACAACGAAACTAACAAACAAAAATATCAAAAACAAATTGAAAAACTGAAAGCGAAAAAATTTGTTGGCATTGAGAAAAATGAAGATCGTGATTCAATTTTATAAAGGAGGAAAAAGTAATGGAACAAAATAATGAAAACCCAAAATTTGGACAAGTGTTTAAAAAAGAATTTTGTGAACAAACAGTTAAAAATAAACATCGTATTATTAAGTTTGTTGCAATTTGTTTTGTTCCATTTTTATATGGTTTCTTTTGTATTTGAGCTTTTTGGAATCCTTTTATTAATGTTGATAAAATTCCAATGGCAATTGCTAGCCAAGATGCAAATCAATGTATTGTCTATAAACCAGCAAATGATAGTGACCAGATAATTGCCAATGGAACAGAATTTGACTATTATTCTGTTAAAGATCAAAAGGCATGTTTAGCTAAAGCAACAGCTAAACCTGGGAAAATTGCCCAATTTGGAGGTATTACCGATAATATTATTACTGGCCCAAGTTATTATAATCAAGATAAAAACGCGGTAGAAATAAAAGTTAGTGTAATTACCTTAAAATTAGACTATTTAAAATTACCAGCTGATAATTTTACACCACAAGATAAATACTGAATCCAATTAAAGATTCCACAAGATTATAGTGAACATTTAACAGAACTAATGTTAAATTTAAAAGATGGTAATTTATCAGAAGCAACTTTATATGATAATATTTCATGGTTATTAGAACATCAAGTTAATATTTGGGGAACGTATAAACAAAATTTTTTAATTGGTTATTTTGCTAATGAATTTACCGGATTACGAAAAAGTTTTATTAAAGATGCTGTAACGCAATTAATCTTACCAATCCTGTATACAATAGTAGCTGATCCTAATACTGGTGTAGTAACGAAAAAGAATTTTCAAAAATATCTTGAAGATATTAAGGTCAGTCATTTAACAACTTTGGTTAATAATTTAACGGAAAAAGGTTTTTTGACAAAAACACAAAGTAAAAAGATTATTACCCTATTAAAAACATTTGGCATTGTTCGTCATTTGACCGGAAGTTATATCTTTAAAGATAATAGTGAACTGTCGCGTACGGACTATTTTGTTCAAAGTGATAAGTTAGCCGGAAAATTTAGTGATCTTGGTAATATTATCGATATTCCTTATGATGTACAAGGTTATCAGTTTAATGAATATGGAATTGGCTTGGGAGAATTATTTATTTTTATTGGAGTTTGAGTTGGGACTTTAACCCAAACCTTTGTTTATGATCGTAAAGGTCGTAGCACAAATGCGAAATGGTATCAACACTATTTTTCGAAGATATTATTAATGCTAACAACATCTTGACTACAAACAACAATTTTAATGTTATCGTTATTAATTTTAGGTTTCGGGGCAATTGGTCTATCGTATATTTGATTATGACTATGAATTCTTTTCATTGGCTCTGTATTTGTCATTATCATTGGGAGCATTTGAATGGCAGTAAAAGACGAAATGATTGGTCGTGTTTTAGTGTTGATTTATTTGATTTTAAACTTATCGGCAGGGTGAGGAACTTTCCCATCATTTATGCAAAATGGTTTTTTCAATGTAATATCTTATATAACACCATTCCGCTATGGTTTACAAAATATGGGAACAATTATTTATGGTTTAACATCCCCAACTCCGGGAGGGATTGCTAGCTATCAATTAGAAATTATGCAAAACTTTGCAATTCTTTTAATTTGAGTCGCAGTTTTTGTTTTAATTGGAGCGTTAACAACATATTATCGCTTCCGTAAATTGCGTTATGGAACATTAAATGCTAAAATTATTTTCCAAGTAATTGTTAATAGTCCCGAAGTTGTTAATAAACCACGACATATTTGGGAATTAAAAAAATTAACAGCTACAGAGCAAGCAATTGTCAAAAATAAA
The Spiroplasma chrysopicola DF-1 genome window above contains:
- a CDS encoding ABC transporter permease, with translation MKNKPKFFIVLKTEFKEKIYKNRLQVIKFLIICFIPFLYGFICSWAFWDPLASVSNIPLAIVNKDDAPCINYVVKKNGPDEQNLLTSPKINYSNTQSAAGCQSNGEQWFAGLGIGEDYQLQTRFESMIDLAIKNNDWYNPTTESLEIEQGEMKINLQYLANEKANFSPNDKYWGQLNISSGYTEHTFKTLRLLEHFKDEPSGKDSLKVELQYLINNKPDFWTTYKQNFLAGQVLYTFTQIKTALIHDTLPTVLAPSLFWLFAKLDNEGNYYIQGKDFENYLFNIVDILNPNRDVGKIILDLTQIFAPDLYDTVKDVLTFLSIQGQAIVTNYLQEIFPDLEAHISWNEYNTKMKESIASWNDLSQGIFEIPTHIQGYQFGKYGIGLGEFFIVIAMWVGVLMQTFIFDRAARTKFTTGVQHYFSKLILMLATTVIQTVILGISLAILGFSVLGWGGFLAFFVWLIFSSLIFTVIEHAIWFAPKDGDVGKFIIVLYLILNLTAGWGTFPSFLQADFFNTLSVITPFKYVVHGMGDIIYGISTGEGNLWQYQKEILINSGILLIWIPVLIIISLGLTTLWRKEELFGTINNKKIKTSLEKLNLVASHYGTNYLLRNLTDQELEKLEKNVWQLNEKEFNAKNKAKINHLVVKYNETNKQKYQKQIEKLKAKKFVGIEKNEDRDSIL
- a CDS encoding single-stranded DNA-binding protein; this encodes MLNRVALVGRLTRDLELKRSVNDKPFVAFTLAVNNNFNDQTAFISCFAWSKVAENMAKYLRKGSLISVDGRLQTRTDNVNGQQMTIMQVVADNVSFLDSRNTNSNVGNVSTDVISTPSNVNFENITYAQPNQNQAAPMEDNGPISFDGDDAILWD
- the rpsF gene encoding 30S ribosomal protein S6, with the translated sequence MRKYEVMYILNPDAADLKGLQTKLHKILEANGGKIEEYGDWGVKDFSYPIKKKTKGYYGVLIVNTTAENIDEFIRISHIEKDVLRTLVINTEKEKNYIQSVVYAKTEVKNDKPERGERKPGGKRFDNRRNDRHDGEAVERTEPKAEPTVAAE
- a CDS encoding ABC transporter is translated as MEQNNENPKFGQVFKKEFCEQTVKNKHRIIKFVAICFVPFLYGFFCIWAFWNPFINVDKIPMAIASQDANQCIVYKPANDSDQIIANGTEFDYYSVKDQKACLAKATAKPGKIAQFGGITDNIITGPSYYNQDKNAVEIKVSVITLKLDYLKLPADNFTPQDKYWIQLKIPQDYSEHLTELMLNLKDGNLSEATLYDNISWLLEHQVNIWGTYKQNFLIGYFANEFTGLRKSFIKDAVTQLILPILYTIVADPNTGVVTKKNFQKYLEDIKVSHLTTLVNNLTEKGFLTKTQSKKIITLLKTFGIVRHLTGSYIFKDNSELSRTDYFVQSDKLAGKFSDLGNIIDIPYDVQGYQFNEYGIGLGELFIFIGVWVGTLTQTFVYDRKGRSTNAKWYQHYFSKILLMLTTSWLQTTILMLSLLILGFGAIGLSYIWLWLWILFIGSVFVIIIGSIWMAVKDEMIGRVLVLIYLILNLSAGWGTFPSFMQNGFFNVISYITPFRYGLQNMGTIIYGLTSPTPGGIASYQLEIMQNFAILLIWVAVFVLIGALTTYYRFRKLRYGTLNAKIIFQVIVNSPEVVNKPRHIWELKKLTATEQAIVKNKVLAVIEKREVKI
- the rpsR gene encoding 30S ribosomal protein S18, which translates into the protein MNPKFKRFKKQCYFTKNKITYIDYKDIELLKKFISGNGQILPKRVTGTTAKNQRMLAVAIKRARQVGLLPFVID
- a CDS encoding IspD/TarI family cytidylyltransferase, whose protein sequence is MEKYTVIIPAAGVSQRFKHHEHKLLYRGQQAESVIEKTIKIFLEDPFCLTIIIGVNNLVGQFLQERYSKEEKITLVRGQDNRVDTVLACLQETEIKTELTLVHDGARCFLTRTLRDKMITFFHQNNCQVLIPVLPITDTIRMMKDNKVVKTMVREEYVTVQTPQLFKTTILQTAYQCYEKQKRTLSNVIYDDAYLIELFCPEVEIATIAGEQDNRKITYYEDAKFGKY